Within Telopea speciosissima isolate NSW1024214 ecotype Mountain lineage chromosome 8, Tspe_v1, whole genome shotgun sequence, the genomic segment AGACGTGAGGGACAGTCACGAGAAGaggagctagacaagagactccgagatTTAGATGAGAAGctagaaggattgaagaagcagaccaacaGCGAGACACCCTCGACACCTGGGTAACAtccattctcggcagagatcatggcagccacactcccctccaggTTCGGGCTACCCACCttcgaactctacagtggtaccacaaaccccaatgaccacatcaactacttcaatgggatgatgaccttaTATGGGGGATTAGACATGGTCTCGTGCCGAGcgttccctgcatccctcaagggtccTAGATAATACAATGTGGGTTATATTTtgcaatttattgattatattttgcaatttttgtttagtatctaattatctatcgAACAAAAGTATTTAGATTTTAAGATTAGGCTAAGTTTtctaacccaaagaaaagtctaatagtcgattgagtatgaaacaaaccaatacccaatcacatgagacttgtcaatcagggccaaccatGCCCTagaaaaaatcagggtcaatctgGGCTACcctggcccaacccggcccGATTAGGATCAATCAAGGTCGGGTTGAGCTCGACAGGGTTGGGACTGAGTcgagatatctcagcccgacctagggccaggttgggcttgggttgagctaagaggactcagggttgggataagggtttaaaaaacccagcccaaccgGCCCTGCCTCACTCCTAGTAAAATACCATCCCTAATTTAGTTTTTTTCACGGCGGTTAATAACTGTGCCTAAAAGTAAATTGTCCCTCAAAAACCTATTAGGAACAGTTGGTTTTCAAATGTCGCTAGCATTTGGGACGCTTCTTATGGAGATAGAATAGGCAAGACAATTATTTTCGTCCCAAAAAAGATTTAGCGATTGAAAATTCACATtaggacaatttttttttcgttCCTAAAACCCAATTTTTTATGGTAGAAGAAAATCAACACTATAAGAATCCAGCTACTTATAGTTAACCATGGCCTTGTCAGGCTTGCAACATATATGATCCGTCCCCACCTGATAATTATTCAAATATGGAACTGGCCTTTCCATTTAAGATCCATCAATCCCAAATCAAAGATGCATTTGTTAAATTCATCTGCCGCCACTTGGGAAATCATAGATCCTCCCAACTTCTCTCTTTGAAATCGGATCGAATTAAAGTCTCCTAAGATCACCCATGAGACATTAATATGACTAGCcatcaaagaaagaacaaacCAAAGAGCTCGTCTACCATCCAAAGAGTTCACTCCACAGACACTGTAattgaaaaatgcaaaaacaacaTCTGTGttctttcaataaattttgACTTAGTATTTTATCAAACGaagcataaacaaatacaaaaatagtAACTTTATTTGGTAAGAGAGCCTTCGGCCCTTACTAAAAATTAAATGCAaaataccaaaatcagataAACGAGCTTgtcctccccccctcccccgaaTGTTAATGGAAAGAACTCAAGGGTCCAAACAACCAAAGCAATGAAGGCACAAAATATAGATCCATACAGAATACCCCATAGAACAGAGTGTAACCACAATCAACATAAATTGGTATGATCATCAAGGCTGGGTTAAGCTACACAAGATGATTGTCTCCACAGTTAGACCtggtccaaaccctaatagcacACCCCAATCAAACCCTTCTCCGGTTGTGGATTTCCCTTCCTTCATAGACTTGTTCCTCATATCATCCAAAATGAACATCACAGTGGGGCTTGACATATTACCATATTCGCTCAACACTTTTCTTGATGCCTTGAGTTTCTCCTCCTTTAAACCAAGGGTCCCTTCAATCAGGTCCAAAATCGCCAGCCCACCAGGGTGAGACACCCAAAAAATGGAGTTCCAATCACTAATACCAATCTTGCTGAATGCTTCCGCCAAGCATTTTCCGATGTTCCCAGAAATAGTTTTGGCTACATCCTTGGATAAGCTGATTGAAAGACCCGTTTGACGAAAATGACCTTCAACCATATCATCCGAGTCTGGGAGAATTCAAGAACCTGCTGAGAAGAGTTGGAACAGTGGGCGCT encodes:
- the LOC122672446 gene encoding chalcone synthase RJ5-like, whose product is MVEGHFRQTGLSISLSKDVAKTISGNIGKCLAEAFSKIGISDWNSIFWVSHPGGLAILDLIEGTLGLKEEKLKASRKVLSEYGNMSSPTVMFILDDMRNKSMKEGKSTTGEGFDWGVLLGFGPGLTVETIILCSLTQP